The Erythrolamprus reginae isolate rEryReg1 chromosome 3, rEryReg1.hap1, whole genome shotgun sequence genome contains a region encoding:
- the ACTR5 gene encoding actin-related protein 5, producing the protein MEATGGVFPFRDVRWDPDPMLEAHPAVRSPAPVPLVLDNGSFQMRLGWACPEAAVPGEPLLQFRSLVARSRGARGGAGPETQVGNDLGSPEPLRWLLRSPFDRNVPVQMELQEHLFDHGFQRLGVSSQGCIDHPIVITEAVCNPLYSRQMMSELLFECYQVPKVSYGVDSLYSFYHNKRQGWPCSGLIVSSGYQCTHILPVLDGRLDARNCKRINLGGYQAALYLQRLLQLKYPGHFAAITLSRVEEILHEHSYIAEDYKEEMQKWRSPEYYENNVHKMQLPFSNKLLGSTVTSEEKIERRQQQLRRLQELNARRREEKLQLDQERLDRLLYVQELLEDGQMDQFHKALMELNMDSAEELQSYIHKLSLAIEQTKQKILQAEVSVEVDVVDSKPEIPDLDPLGSEQSMEDVESVNDFEPLFAEDQPEVEKPVTTVQPVFNLAEYHQLFLGTERIRVPEIVFQPSLIGEEQAGIAETMQLVLDRYSKDQQENLVQNVFLTGGNVIYPGMKARIQKELLEMRPFQSSFQVHLASNPVLDSWYGARDWALEYMNREEGWITRKDYEEKGGEYLKEHCASNVYVPIRLPKQAPRTAETSASTKVPGTATNSIPEQT; encoded by the exons ATGGAGGCAACCGGAGGGGTGTTCCCGTTCCGCGACGTCCGCTGGGATCCCGACCCGATGCTGGAAGCTCACCCGGCGGTGCGGTCGCCGGCTCCGGTTCCTCTGGTGCTGGATAACGGTTCTTTTCAGATGCGTTTGGGCTGGGCCTGCCCGGAAGCCGCGGTGCCCGGCGAGCCCTTGCTCCAGTTCCGCTCCTTAGTTGCTCGAAGTCGGGGAGCTCGCGGCGGCGCTGGCCCAGAGACTCAGGTGGGCAACGATCTGGGCAGCCCCGAACCCCTCCGATGGCTCCTCCGCTCGCCTTTCGACCGCAACGTGCCCGTTCAGATGGAGCTGCAGGAGCACCTCTTCGATCACGGCTTCCAGCGCCTGGGCGTGTCCTCGCAG GGCTGTATTGACCATCCAATTGTGATAACAGAGGCTGTCTGCAACCCTCTCTATTCAAGGCAAATGATGTCAGAGCTCCTATTTGAATGTTACCAGGTTCCAAAGGTTTCTTATGGTGTGGACAGCTTGTACAGTTTCTATCATAACAAAAGGCAAGGCTGGCCTTGCAGTGGACTCATAGTTTCTTCTGGATATCAGTGTACTCATATTTTACCGGTCTTAGATGGCAG GTTAGATGCACGAAACTGTAAGCGCATAAATCTTGGAGGATACCAGGCGGCTCTTTATCTCCAACGTCTCCTGCAATTGAAATATCCAGGGCATTTTGCTGCCATCACGCTTAGCCGTGTGGAAGAAATACTTCATGAACACAGCTATATTGCAGAAGATTATAAAGAAG AGATGCAAAAATGGCGATCACCTGAATACTATGAGAACAATGTGCATAAGATGCAGCTGCCTTTTTCAAATAAGCTCCTCGGGAGTACCGTCACGTCTGAGGAGAAGATAGAACGACGGCAGCAACAACTTCGACGGCTTCAGGAACTTAATGCTCGCCGTCGAGAAGAAAAGCTTCAGTTGGATCAAGAGAGACTGGACAGGCTTCTCTACGTTCAA GAACTGCTAGAAGATGGCCAGATGGATCAATTTCACAAAGCTTTGATGGAATTGAACATGGACTCTGCTGAAGAACTGCAGTCTTATATCCACAAGCTTAGTTTGGCCATTGAGCAAACTAAGCAGAAAATCCTCCAGGCAGAAGTTAGCGTTGAAGTGGATGTTGTGGACAGCAAGCCAGAG attCCTGACCTTGATCCATTGGGCAGTGAACAATCTATGGAAGATGTAGAAAGTGTGAATGATTTTGAGCCTTTATTTGCTGAGGACCAACCTGAAGTTGAAAAACCAGTTACTACAGTACAG CCCGTGTTTAATCTGGCAGAGTATCATCAGCTCTTTCTTGGCACAGAGAGAATCCGAGTTCCTGAAATTGTCTTTCAGCCATCCCTAATAGGAGAAGAACAGGCTGGGATAGCAGAAACCATGCAGCTTGTCCTGGACAG atATTCTAAAGATCAACAGGAAAATCTTGTCCAGAATGTATTCCTCACTGGTGGAAATGTGATTTACCCTGGAATGAAAGCTAGAATCCAGAAAGAATTGCTTGAAATGAGGCCATTCCAATCATCTTTTCAG GTGCACCTTGCTTCTAATCCTGTTCTCGATTCATGGTATGGAGCTCGGGACTGGGCACTGGAGTACATGAACCGTGAAGAAGGCTGGATAACTCGAAAAGATTACGAAGAGAAAGGTGGAGAATACCTTAAGGAACACTGCGCTTCCAACGTCTATGTCCCTATCCGTCTCCCAAAGCAAGCTCCACGGACTGCCGAAACGTCAGCATCAACTAAAGTGCCAGGGACTGCCACAAACAGCATCCCTGAACAAACGTGA
- the ADIG gene encoding adipogenin isoform X1 → MKYPLVPLINDLTFPFVFWFCLPFGVLLILLIFWFQHLLNEAEAPITKEIKMPPSDDPDGNTDLNSKYESSGNNSRSKYRKALKFDMKRTPVVEKLGSRPAQSSKETEKSLSACILRQLNQCGRQFRSEKNFMYNSAMPSSLIA, encoded by the exons ATGAAGTATCCTCTAGTTCCTTTAATTAATGATCTGACATTTCCTTTTGTCTTCTGGTTTTGTTTGCCTTTTGGGGTACTATTGATCTTACTGATTTTTTGGTTTCAACATCTACTTAATGAAG CTGAAGCTCCTATTACTAAAGAAATAAAGATGCCACCCAGTGATGATCCTGATGGGAATACTGACCTCAACTCTAAATATGAATCCAGTGGAAATAACAGCCGAAGCAAGTACAGAAAAGCCTTAAAATTTGATATGAAGAGGACTCCAGTGGTGGAAAAATTGGGCTCCAGGCCTGCTCAGAGTTCAAAAGAAACGGAGAAAAGCCTGTCTGCCTGTATTTTACGCCAACTAAACCAATGTGGCAGACAGTTTCGTTCTGAGAAGAATTTCATGTACAATTCAGCTATG cctTCTTCACTAATTGCTTGA
- the ADIG gene encoding adipogenin isoform X3 codes for MEPCTNPRAEAPITKEIKMPPSDDPDGNTDLNSKYESSGNNSRSKYRKALKFDMKRTPVVEKLGSRPAQSSKETEKSLSACILRQLNQCGRQFRSEKNFMYNSAMPSSLIA; via the exons ATGGAGCCATGTACAAATCCTAGAG CTGAAGCTCCTATTACTAAAGAAATAAAGATGCCACCCAGTGATGATCCTGATGGGAATACTGACCTCAACTCTAAATATGAATCCAGTGGAAATAACAGCCGAAGCAAGTACAGAAAAGCCTTAAAATTTGATATGAAGAGGACTCCAGTGGTGGAAAAATTGGGCTCCAGGCCTGCTCAGAGTTCAAAAGAAACGGAGAAAAGCCTGTCTGCCTGTATTTTACGCCAACTAAACCAATGTGGCAGACAGTTTCGTTCTGAGAAGAATTTCATGTACAATTCAGCTATG cctTCTTCACTAATTGCTTGA
- the ADIG gene encoding adipogenin isoform X2, giving the protein MSNSWFMLQRKYGGNVKGIFGMFPLELQAEAPITKEIKMPPSDDPDGNTDLNSKYESSGNNSRSKYRKALKFDMKRTPVVEKLGSRPAQSSKETEKSLSACILRQLNQCGRQFRSEKNFMYNSAMPSSLIA; this is encoded by the exons ATGAGTAACTCTTGGTTCATGCTCCAGAGGAAATACGGTGGAAATGTGAAGGGCATATTTGGAATGTTTCCTCTGGAGCTACAGG CTGAAGCTCCTATTACTAAAGAAATAAAGATGCCACCCAGTGATGATCCTGATGGGAATACTGACCTCAACTCTAAATATGAATCCAGTGGAAATAACAGCCGAAGCAAGTACAGAAAAGCCTTAAAATTTGATATGAAGAGGACTCCAGTGGTGGAAAAATTGGGCTCCAGGCCTGCTCAGAGTTCAAAAGAAACGGAGAAAAGCCTGTCTGCCTGTATTTTACGCCAACTAAACCAATGTGGCAGACAGTTTCGTTCTGAGAAGAATTTCATGTACAATTCAGCTATG cctTCTTCACTAATTGCTTGA